A portion of the Pomacea canaliculata isolate SZHN2017 linkage group LG13, ASM307304v1, whole genome shotgun sequence genome contains these proteins:
- the LOC112554096 gene encoding methionine aminopeptidase 1D, mitochondrial-like isoform X1, whose amino-acid sequence MVSLKTTCGFQNIRGPGIFSFLETLLLGLSSAMTRLSVSLQVIQLQLCTINIVKTFKRYLGISSFLWGLQRKHNIVLPGKVSPTLEVPDSIFKPQYVTQKLSVTKAPPDAEVKSPKQIEGMRKTCSIAASLLKFAGSLIKVGMTTDELDKAVHAECLSKGAYPSPLLYQGYPKSICTSVNNVVCHGIPDDRRLLDGDIICVDITVFYDGYHGDTSATFLVGSVAGEMCHLVEVARQCRDAGIAVCRPKARFSEIGWAVSNCAESAGYSVVPEFCGHGIGEYFHGPPDIIHVAYDDDAEMEEGMTFTIEPIICMGSPEIRILQDGWTAVTTDNSWSAQFEHTVLVTRSGVEVLTT is encoded by the exons ATGGTCTCACTTAAAACCACATGCGGATTTCAAAATATAAGAGGACCAGGC ATTTTCAGTTTCCTGGAAACCTTACTTCTTGGTTTATCAAGTGCAATGACAAGACTCAGTGTTTCACTTCAAGTAATACAACTACAGCTATGCACCATAAACATTGTCAAGACTTTCAAGAGGTATCTAGGAATCAGCTCCTTTCTGTGGGGTTTACAAAGGAAACATAACATAGTTCTGCCAGGAAAAGTCAGTCCCACACTTGAAGTGCCTGACTCCATTTTTAAGCCACAATATGTTACACAAAAACTTTCTGTCACAAAAGCACCTCCAGATGCAGAAGTGAAATCCCCAAAACAGATTGAAGGAATGAGAAAAACATGCAGTATTGCAGcatcacttttaaaatttgcagGTTCACTTATCAAG GTTGGTATGACAACAGATGAACTGGACAAAGCAGTACATGCAGAATGTTTATCAAAGGGAGCCTATCCTTCTCCTTTGCTATACCAGGGCTATCCTAAATCAATCTGTACATCTGTAAATAATGTTGTATGCCATGGAATTCCTGATGATCGCAGGCTTCTAGATGGCGATATTATTTGTGTGGATATTAca gttttctaTGATGGCTACCATGGAGACACATCGGCAACATTTCTGGTTGGCAGTGTTGCTGGTGAAATGTGTCATCTTGTAGAAGTTGCGCGGCAGTGCCGTGATGCTGGCATAGCGGTTTGTCGTCCAAAGGCACGATTTAGTGAAATTGGATGGGCAGTCAG CAACTGTGCAGAGTCTGCAGGATACTCGGTAGTCCCAGAGTTCTGTGGCCATGGTATTGGAGAATATTTTCATGGGCCTCCAGACATCATCCATGTTG catatgatgatgatgcagagaTGGAAGAAGGAATGACATTCACAATAG AGCCAATCATCTGCATGGGATCCCCTGAGATACGGATCTTACAGGATGGGTGGACAGCTGTAACTACAGACAACAGCTGGTCAGCTCAGTTTGAGCATACGGTTCTTGTCACTCGCTCAGGTGTGGAAGTACTGACAACGTAa
- the LOC112554096 gene encoding methionine aminopeptidase 1D, mitochondrial-like isoform X3, whose amino-acid sequence MVSLKTTCGFQNIRGPGIFSFLETLLLGLSSAMTRLSVSLQVIQLQLCTINIVKTFKRYLGISSFLWGLQRKHNIVLPGKVSPTLEVPDSIFKPQYVTQKLSVTKAPPDAEVKSPKQIEGMRKTCSIAASLLKFAGSLIKVFYDGYHGDTSATFLVGSVAGEMCHLVEVARQCRDAGIAVCRPKARFSEIGWAVSNCAESAGYSVVPEFCGHGIGEYFHGPPDIIHVAYDDDAEMEEGMTFTIEPIICMGSPEIRILQDGWTAVTTDNSWSAQFEHTVLVTRSGVEVLTT is encoded by the exons ATGGTCTCACTTAAAACCACATGCGGATTTCAAAATATAAGAGGACCAGGC ATTTTCAGTTTCCTGGAAACCTTACTTCTTGGTTTATCAAGTGCAATGACAAGACTCAGTGTTTCACTTCAAGTAATACAACTACAGCTATGCACCATAAACATTGTCAAGACTTTCAAGAGGTATCTAGGAATCAGCTCCTTTCTGTGGGGTTTACAAAGGAAACATAACATAGTTCTGCCAGGAAAAGTCAGTCCCACACTTGAAGTGCCTGACTCCATTTTTAAGCCACAATATGTTACACAAAAACTTTCTGTCACAAAAGCACCTCCAGATGCAGAAGTGAAATCCCCAAAACAGATTGAAGGAATGAGAAAAACATGCAGTATTGCAGcatcacttttaaaatttgcagGTTCACTTATCAAG gttttctaTGATGGCTACCATGGAGACACATCGGCAACATTTCTGGTTGGCAGTGTTGCTGGTGAAATGTGTCATCTTGTAGAAGTTGCGCGGCAGTGCCGTGATGCTGGCATAGCGGTTTGTCGTCCAAAGGCACGATTTAGTGAAATTGGATGGGCAGTCAG CAACTGTGCAGAGTCTGCAGGATACTCGGTAGTCCCAGAGTTCTGTGGCCATGGTATTGGAGAATATTTTCATGGGCCTCCAGACATCATCCATGTTG catatgatgatgatgcagagaTGGAAGAAGGAATGACATTCACAATAG AGCCAATCATCTGCATGGGATCCCCTGAGATACGGATCTTACAGGATGGGTGGACAGCTGTAACTACAGACAACAGCTGGTCAGCTCAGTTTGAGCATACGGTTCTTGTCACTCGCTCAGGTGTGGAAGTACTGACAACGTAa
- the LOC112554096 gene encoding methionine aminopeptidase 1D, mitochondrial-like isoform X2 — MTRLSVSLQVIQLQLCTINIVKTFKRYLGISSFLWGLQRKHNIVLPGKVSPTLEVPDSIFKPQYVTQKLSVTKAPPDAEVKSPKQIEGMRKTCSIAASLLKFAGSLIKVGMTTDELDKAVHAECLSKGAYPSPLLYQGYPKSICTSVNNVVCHGIPDDRRLLDGDIICVDITVFYDGYHGDTSATFLVGSVAGEMCHLVEVARQCRDAGIAVCRPKARFSEIGWAVSNCAESAGYSVVPEFCGHGIGEYFHGPPDIIHVAYDDDAEMEEGMTFTIEPIICMGSPEIRILQDGWTAVTTDNSWSAQFEHTVLVTRSGVEVLTT; from the exons ATGACAAGACTCAGTGTTTCACTTCAAGTAATACAACTACAGCTATGCACCATAAACATTGTCAAGACTTTCAAGAGGTATCTAGGAATCAGCTCCTTTCTGTGGGGTTTACAAAGGAAACATAACATAGTTCTGCCAGGAAAAGTCAGTCCCACACTTGAAGTGCCTGACTCCATTTTTAAGCCACAATATGTTACACAAAAACTTTCTGTCACAAAAGCACCTCCAGATGCAGAAGTGAAATCCCCAAAACAGATTGAAGGAATGAGAAAAACATGCAGTATTGCAGcatcacttttaaaatttgcagGTTCACTTATCAAG GTTGGTATGACAACAGATGAACTGGACAAAGCAGTACATGCAGAATGTTTATCAAAGGGAGCCTATCCTTCTCCTTTGCTATACCAGGGCTATCCTAAATCAATCTGTACATCTGTAAATAATGTTGTATGCCATGGAATTCCTGATGATCGCAGGCTTCTAGATGGCGATATTATTTGTGTGGATATTAca gttttctaTGATGGCTACCATGGAGACACATCGGCAACATTTCTGGTTGGCAGTGTTGCTGGTGAAATGTGTCATCTTGTAGAAGTTGCGCGGCAGTGCCGTGATGCTGGCATAGCGGTTTGTCGTCCAAAGGCACGATTTAGTGAAATTGGATGGGCAGTCAG CAACTGTGCAGAGTCTGCAGGATACTCGGTAGTCCCAGAGTTCTGTGGCCATGGTATTGGAGAATATTTTCATGGGCCTCCAGACATCATCCATGTTG catatgatgatgatgcagagaTGGAAGAAGGAATGACATTCACAATAG AGCCAATCATCTGCATGGGATCCCCTGAGATACGGATCTTACAGGATGGGTGGACAGCTGTAACTACAGACAACAGCTGGTCAGCTCAGTTTGAGCATACGGTTCTTGTCACTCGCTCAGGTGTGGAAGTACTGACAACGTAa